CAAGTGCTTCAACTTTAAACGAATCAGTCACATCTTCGGAGTGCAAAAAATTGAACGATAAGCCATTCTTCGAACTAAACCTGGTGGGTTCAAACCCCCAGTAATGGTGGATTGATACCGGTGCCGCCAGACATATATGTTACAACAAGGAGTTGCCCCACAACTTTGAAAAATCAAAGATGAGAAAAAAttattcatggggaactcagcaatcTCAGACATCATAGGCCAAGGAAAAGTTGTGTGAAAGATGACTTTGGACAAGGAGTTGACTctcaacaatgtgttgtatgttccatAGATTCAAAAGAATCTAGTATTTGGATCACcattaagcaagcatgacttccacattatttttgagtcagacagagttgtTTTATCTAAAAATGATGTATTTTTATGAAAGAATTATGTAATCGACGGGTTATTCAAGCTTAGTGTAATAGCTATTAGGCCTAGAGTCAATAAAATTGAAAACTCTTCCGTTTATATGCTTAAGTCTTCATGCTTGTGGCATGGTAGAacaggacatgttaactacgatgtgttgcgtagattaattaaCATGCAAAACATATCTACATTTCAACGTGATCTGagacacaagtgtgagatttgtattGAAGAAAAAATGACAAGATTATCCTTTCATTATGTTGAAAGAAGCAACTAACCACTTGCCTAATTCACATCGACGTGTGACCTAAAAGGTATACCGACACGAGTGAGAATAAGTACTTTATCACTTTTGTAAATGATAATACAAAATACTGATATgtatatcttctcaaaagtaaggatgaaggtatagaaaaatttattttccataaAAATAAGGCTGAAAATCAACTTAATGAAAAGATTATGGTAGTTTGAAGTGACCGAGGCAGTGAATATGTATCATTGTTCGCTAAGTTGTGTTTTGAACATGGGATCAAGTACGAAACAAtaactccttatactcctcaacaaaatggaattactGAGTCAAAGAATCTCACTCTAAAAAAATGATGAATGTTTTTCTATTGAGGTCTAGACTACCATAATTAATATGGGAAAGCTATGAGCCatgttaacaactaattaccttttaaataaggttatctgaaagaaaatagataagagcacTTATGAGTTGTAGAATGAAAGACAATCGTTctacaaatatttatgaatgtgggggtgtcttacCAAATCTTTGGTGTCTGATCTAAAAAGGATTAAGATAAGATCAAAAACTGTTGATTTCATATTTATTAGATATACATATAACAACAGTGCGTATCGATTTTTTATGTATGAGTTACAAATACCGGATATATACCATAACTTGATAATAAAATTGAGAAATGTGGCATTCTTCGAGCatgtatttttatataaaatttgagAGGAAGCAAGTTTCTCAGGATGAATATTTGAAACACAAGAGGTAGAAGAAGATAATGAACCAATTGAGGTTGAACTCAGATAAAGTAAAAGCGCTCGGGTGGAAAAATCTTATGTAACGGATTTTACCACTTTCATATTGGAAAGTGAGCTCCAAAGTTACTCAGAAATAATAAGCTTTTATGATGGACCTCACTAGAAtagacaattgcatctgagatagactctattttccaaaatcatacttgagaacttgataagtataaggctagATTGAGAATTAAAGGTTACCGACAACGAAAAAGCCTTGATcactttgatacatattctctGGTGTCAAGAATAACTTCTATTAGAGTATTGTTGACTGTTACCGCTCTATAGAATCATaaaatacatcagatggatgtaaagataGTCTTTCTAAATGagaatttagaagaggaaatctacatagaGCAACTTGAAGAGTTTTCTATACCAAGGCAAaaaaacaaggtttgtagattggtgaagtcgtTATACGACTTGcaacaagcaccaaagcaatgtcatgaaggaatgtgaattcaaaatcaataaatgtaataaatGTGTTTAAATGAAAGTCgagaatgactatgtcatcttatGCCTATATGTAAATGACATACTTATTATTAGAAGTAATGATCAGATAATTAAATCTACTAAAGACACGTTGAACttaagatttgatatgaaagatatgggcgTAGCTGATGTGCTTCTAAGAATCAAAATTCTAATAGCATAAGGAGTTGTTCTTAGTCACTTCTATTACGTGGacaaaatttttaagaaattcaccaagggtgatagtGTGTTGGCTTGAacaccgatagatacgagtcaacatttATCGAAAAAACGATGAGAAAGTATTTCTCAAATAGAGTATTCTCAAGTGATTGGAAGTCttatatacttgatgagttataCACGACCAGACTTTGCCAACACGATAAGTAAACTGAATAAATACACGAGTAATCTCGGTGTTGAGTATTGAAAAGGGATAACGAGAATACTGAGATCCTTGAGATGTACTCGTAAATATGGGTTGTACTATACAAAATATTCTGCTATGATTAAATGATACAGTAATGTGAATTGgatatttgacatgaaagactctaagtctataaGTGGATATGAATTCACTTTGGGAAATGCAGTCATTcgtggaaatcttctaagcaaaccgtcaTAACTAGATCAACGATGGCATCTGAGTTTGTAACCCTTGACAAATGTAGTGAAGAGGCATAATGACTATGACAATTTTTAGAAAATGTTTCTAGATGGCAGAAACCTATGTCAGCAATTTGCATGCATTGtgatagtcaatcaacaattgaTCGGGCACtgagtcatctgtataatggtaagtctagacttATACGTCATAGAcacaataccattagacaactactatcaacgggagttatcactgttaactatgtgaagtcaaaggataacctagtggatccgctaaccaaacggttaaatcgagagttagttacaAGCTCATCATGAGGGATGAATTTGATGCCGATGGAAAATGTTGTGCAAAGGAAACCTAACTTAACTGAACCAACTAAGTGGGGAAACTATCCAATGAAAGGATGGAGGTTTTTTAATGATCCAGTGGAGTAATGTGGAATACTCTTAAGaaatcacctatgtgagaaagaagtaagagtgcttcgaagagaattggaggcataatTCTTAAATCTCTGAGAGAACTAAGCGTGTTCATCgtacgaacacactcatgagaactgagttgtatcagaaaGAGTCCTagtgagatatgtcaatgcttacacagaaagtagaatagttcaaggacatcgtatTTACTGTCTGCCAGTAAGTAAACATATCTTCACAAGGAAAGATTTAAAGGGTAAAATCTACATGACTTATACTAGACTTGAttgttgaatgctatcacatatctTGTTTCCATTCATATGGAGGAttattggatatatgtgaatagaAAGAGGTGGAGAGAAAAGAGGTTCCATTGTGAATGGAACTTTAGTTCACATTGGGTGTTTCAAGGCATAttgattggtttatattgatttacaAGCATTGtagttgtgaacaaatgcatggggagagacttttTCTTATATGTGGGTCCACAAGGGGTGCAAATCCAGAGCCTAGATTGTATTGTACCAAGTTGAAGTGCGAGCACAACCTGCATGCGTCGAATGTCAGACTGAtcagggcaaaatttgcccaagtggaacaaccagcATTTTGCTACGTAAATCATTTTTTGCTATTGCTTAGATGTTGTAATGGATGCATTAATCGTTGATTAATGAAGGATCCGTAACCATCGAGTGAAATGGATGACCATTGATGGTCGACAGCTAACATTTCGAGCTCAGCGAGTAATGGCGATAAATGGTAATTAATTAACCATTGAATGCTGCCCTGGGTttaagctcctatataaggaggctacgaCTACAAGTAAAGAATAGATTACTCAAAAAACAGAAATAACAAAGATTTTTCTCCACCTTCTTTCCCCCAAATCTTCTCTCTGCCGTGCATTTTCGCTCGATGGTTTACTTGTGATAGCAATCAGGTATTGTCTCAATTCGCCACAAACAACTAATGCTTGGTTGTGTATGTGGTTTTGCCATTATATCCCGGAAACGAATGTCCGTCATAACCTCAAAGCACAATCAGAGGAGGAcgaatctattttaaggaaactACATCATGCAGACCTTAACTACTCTTTCTTTCAACTCGGCCACTCGGACTTGGCAGGAGTACTTGGCTCGGCTAAGCTCAATTGACTCGACAGTAGGCAACTCGATAGTGGGCTACTCGGCTCTTGGCTGACTTAGCAGTTAGCGACTCGACACTCTTTCTTCCGACTCGACACTCTTTCTTTCAACTCGGCACTTGGGTGACTCGGCAACTCGACCAACTTAGTGACTCGACAGCCGACTGACTCGACACTCGGGTGACTCGACAGCTCGTCCAACTCAGTCAATCAACAATTGGCTAACTTGGCAGTTGGTTGACTTGATAGTAGGCACTCGACATGCAGTAGTCGACCATACAAGGTAGCCCAATTTTTCATCCAACTCAGTCATCCCAAGTAGTTCTTCCTTCCCTGCGTGGCAacttgagattatcagctcaagtcACTAAACAGATATGTTGAAGTTGAATTTTGATTTCAATTCAACAATTTTCATAATATCTCCATAACATCGTCCAACACCATCTTGTAAAGTAGTTCAGACTTCTTTACACACTTCAAGTTCTGCTGGTATCTTCAGTTTGGGTTTGAGGGAGAGTCGAGGAATTGGAACTATATTCCTTTATCATTTCAAATATCAACTTCTGACTTTTGTCCAGAACACTGACCATACCATCCAAATCTTACAATTATTATGACTGTTacatcttattcttttattagtgAGGCTATCTTCTATTTTGTTTGAGCTGGACAATGAGAGAAATTTAACAAAGTATCTAATTGAAGCATATCTAGATGTTAGTAAAAAAGTTCATAACCTATTCAAAGCATTAATGGCATATTAAACCATTTTGATAAATAATCCTCATTCTGAAAGAGTTGATTTATCATGGCTGTGGATTATGGAAaaacagagctaccaacaattgGCATACCTCTGAAAATAGTAAGATGCAAAGTAAATCCTTTGGTGTAAAGCTATTTCTGCTATCATAGATTATTCATAGAAGCTTTAAATCCACATGATACTGGCATTGTTAGGAAGCTAAGCATCCATCTCGACAAATTCCAATATCAAATAGTAAGATTGATACAGTATAGAGAATTTCATGAAGCAAGTGGTGGGACTGTTTTATTTAACTAACTAGCTTTTCACTGAAATCCCAAAGCTTTTTTGCTAATGCTTCGTCTCTGGCCAGGCTTGATGGCTTCTCCTCATTGCAATCAGCAAAATACTTCCCAGTCACTCCCTTCATATTTGGATGTAGTGCAACATAGCATGAAGTTGCTGCTCCCTGTCGATTATGCAAGGTACACATTGCTTAGGCTAATTTTTTGCTGAACTATAGGTACTAACATCTTATTTCAATAGTAGATAAAACTTATATGAATCAATCTGCTTTAAAAGGTGTAAAAGTATTGCAATTTTATAAGGTGTAAAAGTATTTGTAAAAATCAATCTGCTTTAAAATTAATGATGCACAAGGCATATGAAAAAGCTCTTTTCACTAGATATTCACTGAAAGGGACTTTCATATAAGTTTTATCCATTGTAGCTTAGCTAGTTAACAAAACACCTAAGAGATGGTCTCAAATGTTGGTAAGACACCACAGAGGCATCATCATCGTAGCAATTGTATCGTGTTCAATTCATTTGATGGTCAAATAAATTATGTATAGAACCATTAATTAGCAAGTCTGCAAACCTGAGGTATACTCTTCCATAAGACACTGGTAAAAGCTCTTAGCATAGCTGCAGGCAAAGGCAAATTGAGTTTAGATTACTGGAAGATACTTGTTTTAAAATCGCCAAATAAAAGGACTAAAGAACACACTTATGAATGCGACGGAGTGTCTCATCAAGTTTGTTCGGATCAGACCAGGATGGATAGAGTTTGCTGTGATATTTGCACCTTCCTCCTGTTTGCAAGAAGTGCCATATTGGATGCTAAACTGCTAGTCGAGCAACTTAAAACCATACCCAAAACTATGTACCTTTAAACGCCTAGCGAGTTCGTTAGAGTGCAATATGTTTGCCAATTTGGATTGCCCATATGCAAATATATCGTTGTATCTGAAAGTGAATGGTACAAGATAGACCAATCAACTAAACTGGAAAGTAATATTTTCAGTATAACAAAGTTTCCTTACGCATTCTTGTCGTTGAGTTTGTCGAACTTAATTCCTTCTAGGTAAGGACCAATGTGAGCTATCGATGATAGATTCATAATTCGACCCTCAATTCCCGTAGTCTCTGCTGTGCTTTTCATTCTCTCCAGCAGAAGATTTGTCAGCAAGAAGTGACCTGAAATGAAAAGGCAATTCACAAATCTATCCATTAGGAACTCTTGTGATGAAGGTGAAGAAGCTACATACCTAGATGATTCGTAGCGAATTGCATCTCAATTCCGTCCTCGGAGAGTTGGAAAGGACAGTACATGACACCAGCATTGTTTCTGAAAGCAAACCAGAGCAGAAAAGTTAGATACCCCCGGAAACAAATGTGACATGGAATGGATTACTACTCAATGAGTAGAAGAACCATGCAGCTACATTAAGATGTTGAGTGGTAGATCTTGCGAAAGGAATTGATCGGCGAACGATCGAACGGAATTGAGCGAGCTGAGTTCTAGCTGTGAGACATCAACTCTGGCAGCCGGAGTGTTCTGCACAATTTGCTTCTGCACAGCTTTGGCAGCGTCCATGTTCCTTGCTCCAATGATGACATGGGCTCCTCGGAGAGCCATGACTCTTGCTGTCTCTGCTCCGAGACCACTGCTCCCACCTGGATGGCATGAGACGAGATCCAAGTTATCAAAACTAGATTTTTGCCAGAAATAGTTACTGACTTATGCCGTAAAGTAACTTAAAGTATAAAAAGATCAGTGGAGGAAGTACCAGTGATGATGACGGTGTGGCGGGAGGCATCGACGCCGGCAGTGACTTGCTCGGCTGTGGAAGCAGAACCGAATCCGCTCGGGCCAGGAAGGCCGATGATGGTCCGGAGGAGCGTGGCCATGCCGGAGGAGCTTCCACTGATGACTTCAATTGGAAAGGAGATGTGATATTTGTAGAAGGCCTTCGCTTGGAGGGGCCTTCAATTGGACTCTTAAGCCTTCTGTTGACTTAGATTTCTAGCTTGTCATGTTGCTGTTGACTTTTAGGGTTATGAATTGAATCAACCGTCAATAGGTGAATTTAGATCATAAATTCTATAGAGTATCGAATTTTTGTGAAAATGTTTGACAATTAAATTGGATCGAAAATGCCGTCCACTTTTGTATTCCCACCATTTTTCTCCTACTATTTGTCTGAGTTAAAAAAGCAAGGTCAAACTAGTTGATCGGAGAAGGTTCATTTTCCCAGTCAAATGGAAGCTTCTTCTGTGGTGGTGGAAAAGTAGTAGTTCCATGTACACACTTCATAATATCCTGCCATTTTAatatcttatctcatggaatctCTCGTGGCCAAACAAATACAAGACCAGCTTTACATTATGAAAAATTTCATTTTTACTCCTTAAATTTATGTTCGTTTTCATAATGTGCTTATACTTTCAAAATTGTTAAAATATTTCGGACATTTTATTAGAAATTGATGCGGTGGTAAAAGAGGCAGACCAAAGACGAGTCAAAGGTAAGAAATGTGGTTGACGTGGAGGTCAAGGTCAAGACGGTCAAAGGTAGAAAATCGATAAACCATCGAAGTTGGTCGAGCGGGTGGCAACGGGCCAAGCGGCCCGGAGGCCCATCCGAGCGGATCGCTCATCCGAGTGGGATAACTATATAGAGAACATCATATACTCATAACAAACTAAATAGAGACTAACCTGCCCAAACTACCTATGTAAAATACTATAACCCAATACTAAGGTTAAATGGACGAATAACTTTAAcgaattttttcgaaatttttaaaaactttatggaaatttttcggaactcgtaagacgagtttaaggggatcaattacaGGGCCACGGGAAAACATGTTTAGACTACCCCATTGAacgaggaaaaattttatttttcttttcctttttcttttctttttcttctgtcGTCGCCGGCCCGTGCTcgacttctcttctcttctccttcttcctcctcgagTCCTAGTTTCCCTTCGTCTCCTCCCCTCCCTCTCCCAGACGCCGGTTATTCTTCCCCTTCCCCGCGAGTACAAAGACTCACCACCTCTCCCCTTCTCCCGAGCTTTGCCCTAGCCTCTCTGCAGTCCGCCGCCATCGAACGGAGCAACGCTGGCCACCAGATCTCTCCGgcgtgccctagattgggtccATAGTCGTCGAACCCTAAGCCATCGACATCGTCTCCTTATCTTCCTCCGATCACAGCCGATGCCGACGCCCTTCCTCTcacgatctctctctctctctctctcgcacgCACGAAGTCGCCCCCTCTCAGCCGATCGTCGGTCGCCCGCTCCTGTTGCCAACTAACGGCGACCTTCCCCTTCGCTGGAGACTAGATCGGTGACGCAGCCGACCCTTTGCTCAGTCGCGTGCCCTAGCCTCCAACCTTGTGCCCTACCCTCCATATCCGACGCCGGAAAGGGGCTTGCTACACTGATCTTCGCCAGGGCAGGCCGCGACCAGCACCACGGCGACCACGAGTTGCCACCATCGACTCACGACCAATCGTCGCAGCCACGTCCGAGTCCTAGTTGGTTAGAGTTGATCGTGAGTGGTTTTTCCAGACAGTTGCTTTCTTCTTCAGTGCTCTGGTATTGATCTACTGACGGCAACCTATTCCTTGTTACCGTTAGGCCTAGCCGTCGGAGAGGGAACAACCAATTGGGTAAGATTTGGTTAGTATCAGGTTAATAGGGATCATATTTCATGTTTTATTGGATGTTGAGATTGTTATGTGACCCAGCATTTTTGTCCTTTGCTCACCAGGGGTATCCGATTGCTGTATTCCAATCTGATAGTGTTGTCTCTTGGTTTCCAGCAGCTACCCTTCTCCGGCAGTAACATCCctggctgtgagtttgaggtatgaTATTTAAATTAGGTTGAATTAAGTTTTGGTAGTTGAGTGAAACATGGATTGTCACTAGAATTGATTTAAGTATAGATTTAATGCtaaatggaataattagggttaaggaagctaaccctagttgatcgttgagttatatttaattagggttaaaaggttggatctaatctaagcttCGAGTTAGATccggtttatttaattaatcgagATCAACGAATAAAATTAGGGTTTCCTGGTTAACAGAAATTTGGATTAAGCTATGGATATTAGCGAGCATGGCTTAATTATATGTATGTTGTTACAaggctttgattcgagacgagcgtctcgacgtggggtcTATTTCGGAGACGATCTCcactttttgaggcgggtaccttaacttatctcttttaataatgtcatgttgatatgcttagtagattaTAACctctagtaataattatgttcgtctttgTTTCGGTATGCCACTACATGATACTTGTTGCATGTTTTCATCTGTTTtgtatttatgatttattattacCCATGATTATTTATGGTTGTATTGGTAGTggcataccatgccttatgatatatcggactagacatttaccatatctgacacGTGTACCCAGATTTCCTTATTTAATCCATGTATTTTCTttgggtacatattttatggacatAGATATGAGCAGGatcttcatgcttagtgtcatgtaccatcttgtatgattgcatgctgagcgattggtagccccattattgttgagctcatcgccagttacatggatctgcacacacaactactcatgggttagtggtatatcaggcaaggtgtgtggcagtttgctctatcagtgctccgctggtccactcatgggtagcgtgccACAACGTGATAGTACGTCAGAGATCTCTCCTCTGAACTgtcttagggagatgagagcattgcgctcccccacttatgatttggggtaggaggataagtgtactccgacTGCATCCTgtgcactcggtcactcatcaggagcagtgacggcagagtgcacagttggcATAGCCCTActcactcgatctcaccatcgtgtgtgagatggctgactgcgtcaggggtgaccatgtcatttgcatcatatgcatgattgcatttattgcttgtgtttgctgcactttgtttactgcatatttggtggatgcatatgattgacatgcatacaagagacatgatattttcggtttgacgaccttaCTATTCTGATAgcaggtcctggtgagtacagttcttttCAGCCTTTTATGTtttgcatttccagcttttgtctaggagactgtactccatgattattactattagttatagtttactatgcatatcaacttGGTAtccactgagtgttggactcaccccgttgatattatctattttaggttgaggccgtcaggaggttccagtcgctagtcctcacttcGCGTCGCGTCAGTTTTCTACTCTTTAGTCTTTTGGTTCCTTgttacattttatatatatgtgatgtgtaTGATTTGTACTCGAGGAATTTTTATCGAGCTTTGGGTTTACTACTTATTTTTCGTTGCGATGGTTTCTCTTTTGTGTTTTTCCTTTTCTGTTGTAGTAGTGAAGTTGGTGGTTTTcaaataaactgcgtggttgtgtagccAGCCAGAGGttgatttattattaactgcgtggattgtttagttatgtttattattattgtttcggCCGTGTTGGCTGAGGTTTGTGTGGCCCAGAGGGTCTTGTAGTAAAGTtttatattgtcacccgtacaggggagatgttgtcgataTTTCTTTTGACAGGGACTAcatggggcgtgacaatatttatttggtatcagagctaggttggcGTGTTCTGTTTTTTGTGTTTTAGATTTTCAAGTTAATCTGATACTAATATTTTTTGTATCAAAGCAGGTTTACGATGCTTGTTTTTCGTGCTTTGGATTTTTtttagttaatctgataccaatatttttgatatcagagcaggttttCGATACGTGtttttcgtgttttggattttttagttaatctgataccaattctttTGGTATCAGAGACCAGGTTATTCgagtaatctaggtattttcgtatttgtacggattttcgtcgattttctTGTTTCGGAGTTTCGAGATCATAAATGGGGAcgggacagcgacggaacatctccagatgacAAATAGgtaaaatgttaatttttataattttgatacttgtagtaatatctgggacataatttaacagatatgaggcgaaaTGCACGTGTTCCCGCTCCAAGACGTGGTGCAGGACGTTCACATAAGAGGACGATGGAATCCCTGGCGACGGAGTCACCAGAGATGTCTACAGGGGTCGAGCCTGTCGATTAGGGACAAACTCCACATGGTACTGCGAGCACGTCAAACTCTTAGACTCTGACGatttcagaggtacctacctcgaccgTGCCCGTCGTACCCACTCCCACAGTATGATATAAATCTAGAATAATGGACCATGCATTCATTTGGATCTGTTTGGTACGGGCTTGTACCTGTACTATTCCACAAGGATAATCGGTTGGACTTCCTAAAATAtcattttcttcttgtatttgattCCGCCATTCATTCCTTTGCTTTCCCTACCCTTTCTTACCTCCTCTACAACACACTTACATGAGTTATGTGATTCCTCTTCCTTTGCCTAGTCCTCCTCCTCCTACGTCTAGGGTTGGTGATTAGTACAACCACTAAAATTCAGTGGCTTCCTCCACTTAGAGTTGTGCTAGGGACCAATACTAACACCTCGGACACTTGAAATGTCTCATTGTGACAGTGGATTGAAAATCTATCTTGGTTAGGAGCAAATGAAATACGTTGTAGTAGACCCCTACCAAGTTAAGTTTCAACACCGATATTTAATTCACTGAGCATGGTAGGCTAGAGATTAGACGAATTCACACGGTTACCAGAGAGaatgcacagcgggccgacggatccattttccacggtatgattttattttatgcaTTATCCGCTGATATGTTGATAGATACTGATAGCTCGCATTCCTTTATTTCCCGTGCTTTCATGAGGGACATAGGTATACTACCTACTCCTAGACCGCAGTGACTAACTATCttcctaccgtccggtgatataTTGGACGTCattcaggaggtcagaggttgcccgctAGACTTTGACAATATGATAAttatggttgatttattagtactggaaatggtcgagttcgacattatcaTTGGCGTGGATTGACTGTCTGCATATCAAGCCACGGTTGATTGCTAggcgagggtggtcacattctgacctccgaaccaaccctcgtgggatttcactggcatcaaggatgatggcatatcgatcatttctgcgattcaggctcagaagcgtagagtttgctattgagctgattccagggacCGTGCCATCATCGAAACCTCCTTaccgtatggcaccgaaagagttggatgaactaaaggtccaactccaggagttattggataggagatttattcgccctagtgtatctccgtggggttcttcggtattatttgtcaagaaaaaggatggtacgctgaggttgtgcattgattacagacagctgaatgtagtgaccgtcaggaataagtaccccttaccacggatcgaggatttgtttgatagtTCAGAGGTAAatcagtatattctaagattgatctgcggtccgaATATCATTAGTTGAGAGttaaagaatctgatattcaaaAGACAACATTCGgtactagatacggacattatgaaattttagtaatgtcatttgggcttaccaatgctctagcggtgtttatggatttaatGAACCgtatttttc
This window of the Zingiber officinale cultivar Zhangliang chromosome 3B, Zo_v1.1, whole genome shotgun sequence genome carries:
- the LOC121968405 gene encoding short-chain dehydrogenase TIC 32 B, chloroplastic-like: MATLLRTIIGLPGPSGFGSASTAEQVTAGVDASRHTVIITGGSSGLGAETARVMALRGAHVIIGARNMDAAKAVQKQIVQNTPAARVDVSQLELSSLNSVRSFADQFLSQDLPLNILINNAGVMYCPFQLSEDGIEMQFATNHLGHFLLTNLLLERMKSTAETTGIEGRIMNLSSIAHIGPYLEGIKFDKLNDKNAYNDIFAYGQSKLANILHSNELARRLKEEGANITANSIHPGLIRTNLMRHSVAFITMLRAFTSVLWKSIPQGAATSCYVALHPNMKGVTGKYFADCNEEKPSSLARDEALAKKLWDFSEKLVS